A segment of the Mangrovimonas sp. YM274 genome:
TTGGAGATTTTTATGAGACCTTCGGGGAAGATGCCGTAAAGGCGGCTAAAATTTTGGACATTATTTTGACCAAACGTGGAGCGGGAAGTGAAAGTGAAACGGAGCTGGCAGGATTTCCGCACCATTCCATGAATACCTATTTGCCCAAGTTGGTAAAGGCAGGGGAACGTGTGGCCATCTGCGACCAATTGGAAGATCCCAAACAAACCAAGACTATTGTAAAACGTGGCGTTACCGAACTGGTAACACCCGGAGTGGCTCTTAACGATGATATTTTGCATTCCAAAACCAATAACTTTTTGGCAGCGGTGTGTTTTGGTAGAAATGTAATGGGCGTGTCGTTTTTGGATGTGTCTACGGGAGAGTTTCTGATTTCGCAAGGAAATGCCGAGTATGTAGATAAATTGCTTCAAAATTTTAGTCCTAGTGAGGTTTTGGTGTCCAAGCCAAAACGTAACGAGTTCAAAACTGTGTTTGGAGAAGATTTCCATACGTTTTACTTGGAAGATTGGGTGTTTAAGGATGACTATGCAAATGAAACTCTGTTGAAGCATTTCAATACAAAATCCTTAAAAGGATTTGGAGTAGAAGATCTCTATGAAGGAATAGTGGCTTCTGGAGCGATTTTGCATTATTTGGGAGAAACGCAGCACCATAAATTACAGCATATCACCTCCATTCAGCGCGTGACACAAAAGGAACATGTTTGGATGGATCGATTTACCATAAAGAATCTGGAACTGTACCATTCCACGAACCAAAATGCGGTGACCTTAGTTGAGGTGATTGACAAAACCATTTCTCCCATGGGAGGGCGTTTGCTCAAACGCTGGTTGGCATTGCCGTTGGTGGATTTGGGGAAAATACAGGAACGACATGAGGTGGTGGAACACCTTAAAGACGAATCGGTGTTACAAGGGAAAGTTCAGGGGCATATCAAGCATATTGGCGATTTGGAGCGTTTGATTTCCAAAGTCGCTACGGGTAAGATCAATCCCCGTGAGGTCATTCAGCTTAAAAATGCCTTGGAAGCTATTGTGCCTATTAAAGCCATGCTTTCTGGAAGTAGTAATGCAGCGCTTGAAAAACTGGGTAATGCCTTGCAGATGTGTGAAGAGTTGCGCCAACGTATTAAAGCGACTTTAAATGAAGAAGCGCCTGTAAATATTTTGAAGGGAAATTCCATTTCCTCGGATTATTCAGCGGAATTGAAAGAGCTACGAGAGTTGTCCACTTCAGGGAAGGATTACTTGGATAACATGTTGGAGCGCGAAAGTGAACGTACCGGGATTACGTCCTTGAAAATTGCTTCCAACAATGTGTTTGGTTATTATATAGAGGTAAGAAATACGCATAAAGATAAAGTTCCTGCGGAATGGATTAGAAAGCAAACGCTGGTTAATGCCGAGCGTTATATAACTGAAGAACTCAAGGAATACGAAGCCAAAATTTTAGGCGCTGAAGAACGCATTTTGGCCATAGAGCAGCAATTGTTCGCGGAACTCGTAAGTTGGATTGGTTTGTTTATTCAGCCTGTGCAAAAGAATGCCTCGTTGATTGCCCAATTGGATTGCTTGTGCGGATTCGCCCAATTGGCCTTGGAACGCAACTATACACGTCCCGAGGTGAACGATACCCATGTTTTGGATATTAAAAATGGAAGGCACCCAGTTATTGAGCAACAGTTGCCTCACGGCGAAGCCTATATTGCCAATGATGTGTTTTTGGATAGAGACCAACAGCAAATCATCATGATTACGGGGCCTAACATGTCCGGTAAGTCGGCTATTTTAAGGCAAACGGCCCTCATCGTGCTTTTGGCGCAAATAGGAAGTTTTGTGCCGGCTGAAGCGGCCAGTATTGGACTTACAGATAAGATTTTTACGAGGGTAGGGGCTAGTGATAACATTTCTATGGGAGAATCGACCTTTATGGTTGAGATGAACGAAACCGCCTCTATTTTGAACAATGTGTCCGATCGTAGTTTGGTACTCTTGGATGAGATTGGTCGTGGAACCAGTACCTATGACGGTATTTCCATTGCTTGGGCCATCAGTGAGTATTTGCACGAACATCCAAGTCGGGCTAAAACGCTATTCGCTACCCATTACCACGAGCTGAACGAAATGGCAGAAACCTTCGAGCGCATTAAAAACTTCAACGTTTCTGTAAAGGAATTAAAGGACAATGTGCTGTTCTTGAGAAAGCTTGTAGAAGGCGGAAGTGCCCACAGTTTTGGTATCCACGTAGCCAAAATGGCGGGGATGCCTCAGCAGGTCATTCATCGAGCCAATAAAATTTTGAAACAATTGGAGAAATCGCATTCCAGTGAGGAGCTTACGGATAAGGTGAAAAACCTCAATGACGAGATGCAATTGAGCTTTTTTAATCTTGATGATCCGTTGTTGGAGCAGATCCGGGAAGAGATTGTAACTACCGATATTGATACCTTAACACCGGTGGAAGCCCTAATGAAGCTGAACGATATAAAACGTATGTTGCTGAAAAAGAAACAGGCATAAAAAAAATAAATATTTTTATTGAAAAAGGCTTTGCAATTCTAAGAATTGTTTTAAATTTGCCCTCGCAATTGAGATAGACGTTCTTTTAAATAAATTGCTTTATTGCGAAAGTAGCTCAGGGGTAGAGCATCACCTTGCCAAGGTGAGGGTCGCGGGTTCAAATCCCGTCTTTCGCTCTGAACTATTATGGTATTACGCTGAAGTGGTGGAATTGGTAGACACGTTGGACTTAAAATCCAATGAACATTAGTTCGTGCGGGTTCAAGTCCCGCCTTCAGTACTGCAAAAATCCGTAACATGCTTGTTTGTCAAGAAGTTGCGGATTTTTTGTTTTTGTATTTGTACAGTGAATATTTTGTATGTAATAAAAGTTATTCTGAAAAGGTTCAATTGATAGTTGACCTAAGGATTCAAAAGCGCTACAATTCGTAAAGGAGCGCCGCTACCGCCTTTAATTTTCATGGGGAGGGCAATGATTTCAAAGCCTTGTGCGGGGAGTAAATTCAAATTGGTGAGGTTTTCAAAAGCGGGAATGTTTTTGGAGAGCAATATGACATGGCTTTTGAAATATTGCGATTGTCCATAATCGATGCTTGGCGTGTCAATGCCAATGGCGTGAATGTTTCTGTTGGTTACCAACCATTCGGCTGCTTCAGGGGAAAGTCCAGGGAAATGAAGTTTGGCAACAGCAGCCTCGCCACGTTCTTCGGTGCCCAAATACTGCAGTTTGTTGGGTTAATATCTAGAAAATCCTGTTTGTAACAGAACAATGCTACCATCAGGGATGGTCTTCCCTTCTTTGGTTTCCCAATCAGTTAGGTCTTCAATACCGATTAGATAATCGGGATTTTCTAGTGCTTTGGAAGAAACATCAATTTTAATGGCCGGTCCTATAAGGTGTTCCAAAGGCAATTCTTCCACCGATTGTCCGTTTTCAGAGAAATGGATGGGAGCGTCAATATGGGTGCCACCGTGTTCCGCAGTGGAAATGTTAAAAGCAGAGTAAAAATACCCCCTGTCGGTAGGTCCCATAAACACCGTGTCTTTTTCAAATTCCTTGGCTGTCACCCAATACACGGTTTCCCTGGAGTAGTCGTGAGACAAATCAACGATTTTTTTGTGTAAGTAATCATTTTTGGAGGCCGTCTCCGTTGACGAAATTTCGCTTGAAGGTTGTTCTTTGCAGGTAAACAATAATAGGGAACAACAGATTGTAAAAAAGAAAGTTCTCATTTGAAATTCATTTGGATGTTCTTTTAAGTTGTGTAGGGATGGGGGTAGTCTTAAAGGTAGTGATATTTTCTGTTATTGAATTTTGAAAAGTTACCAGATTAAGATTTTGTTTTTTGTAAGAGAATCAGTTAGTTATGCGAAAATTTTTCTAAATTAGTTGTAAATCAAATTGATACACTATGAAGCCAATCAAAGCCCTTCTTATCTTCTTACTTTGTGTTCCTTTTTTAGTTTTTTCACAGCATTCCAATTCTACAACCATCGACAATGCAAAAATTAAATCCATGATTGCTGCCTATAAGGTAGATGCGCGGGGGCCATATCGTGACATTCGTTGGTTCTGCGAGGATGGAAGCATTAATATGCCAAAAGAACCTTGTGAGGGAGACGGTGTACAACATGCTAGGTACAAGGAAGAGGTTGTAGCTTTAGGGGAGCAGAACCATGTGTATTTGGGGCAGATTTTGGCGTCTACCGATGTTGATGCCTTTTGGGATAAGGCCAATTACCATTCTCGAATCAAGCAGTACATGTTGGAGAAATATCTAAAATCAGTTGATGATGGATGGATTAACCGAAAAGCGCAATTTTACAGGGGAGCCATTCAAGCAGAAGATGAAGAGGCTTGGGGAAAAGGGTTTTTTATTGAGTTGCTTGCTAATGACAGCTATATAGACAAGCATTTTTACTTCTTGCGTCAGGCGATAAAAGATTTGCCGCATGCCGGTGATGATAATGTGGCGCAACTTATGCGCAGTCAATCCAAAGCGGTTGCAGATGCCTATGAGCCATTTATGAATTTAAGAATTAAAATTCACGGCCAACCGGAAGTGTCGGACATCTCCAAAGTTGAAGAATTCAAAAAAAGTCAGGGGAGCAAGCTTACCCCGGGGCTTCAAAAGGATTTGGATGAATTGGTGAAAACTATGGAGCGCTTTTTTGAACCCGTGCAAGTGGCTTCGTTGTCAGATTATTTAAAAGATGTGACCAATAAAGATATCGCTTCATATTTCAGTGGGTTTATTGAAGGTTATACCAATGCTCCAATCACCGAAACCATTGAAGCCTCGGCGGATGCCATGTGGTACATTAGGGAGCATATGTTGGAAGAGTCCTCTCCTCAAGGGCGTTTGGCCTTATTTGATTTGTCCTTGAAATTGGAATTGTTGATCACCAAGCAAATTGCCGAATATCCTGAGGAAGATTTAAAATCCTTAACCGATAAAATTTGTTATCTCAGTATGGCCTCGGCTGCTTCGGGGTATACAGAGTTGTGGGAATGGGACCAGTTGCAAGTATCTCTTTCTGAAAAGGGGAGTAATGAAGCTGCTTTGGAAGGTTTGCAGGATCTTTTGGTAGCAGTAAGACAACAATTGGAATGGGGAACAGGAAAGAATAGTGCCGTTTTTGGGTCTGTGGTGTCTCTTTACGAAGGATTCGAACCCTTGGCTCATGGGTTTTTGGATGATAGAATTAGAGGTTCTGTGGCCTTGTATTTGGGAAATAGTATTGGGAAGTTGGGGAATTTTATAACCGAAGCTTCCTCTTTGAGCAACCACGTTTTGAACTTGAATAACCAAAGTCACATCCATGGTTTGAATCCTGGATACGCGTTTGGAGAATTGGTAGTTGTGGAAGGTTCTGCCGAAAATATGGAAGTCAATCCCAATAATATTTATGTGTTCGGAAGGCCGCCTTCCGATTTGAAACCAGTGGCTGGAATTTTAAATGTTTCCGAAGGGAATCTTGTGTCGCATGTACAATTATTGGCCAGAAATTTGGGAATCCCCAACGCAGCAGTTTCCAGTGCTAATGTGGCCTCTTTTAAAAAGCATGCCGGCGAAAAAGTATTTTATGCGGTTTCCAATTCAGGTACTGTAATTATGAAATTGGAAAGTGACATGACCGATGAAGAGCGCAAGCTGTTTAGTAAAGCAGAACAAAGTCATGAAATGATTACGGTGCCAGTGGAGAAAATCAAACTGGATCGTAATACGACGATGAGCCTAAGTGAGGTCAATGCCGCTTCATCAGGTATTTATTGTGGACCGAAAGCTGCCAATTTGGGTGAGTTGAAACAAAATTTTCCAGACCATGTAGTTAATGGCTTTGTGATTCCTTTTGGGGTGTTTTTGGAACATATGAAACAAACCATTCCTGGAAAGGAGCAGACTTACTGGGAATATTTGAATAGCATTTTTGCCAATGCACGACAAATGAGCGAGCAAGGGAAATCAGCTAAAACGGTCGAAGCATATCAGCTAAAGGAATTAGCTCAATTGCGAAATTTGATTATTGAAATGCCTTTAACCGATGCTTTTGTGGGCAATTTGGAGACTTCATTTACCTCCATTTTAGGAGGTGATTTGGGCAGTGTGCCCGTGTTTTTGAGAAGTGATACCAATATGGAAGATCTTAAAAGTTTTACAGGGGCGGGCTTGAATTTGACCTTGTTCAACGTTCTTGAAAAAGAAAAAATCATTCAAGGAATCAAGACCGTTTGGGCGTCGCCTTATACAGAACGCAGCTTTAAATGGCGCCAAAAATATTTGACCAATCCAGAAAATGTATATCCTTCTATCGTAGTGATTCCTGGGGTGGACAATGATTTTTCGGGGGTGATGATTACCAAAGGTGTCACTTCTGGAAAAACCGATGAGATTACCGTGGCTTTTAGTAGAGGCGTTGGTGGTGCTGTAGATGGGCAGGTCGCCGAAACTTGGGCCATTGCTTCCAATGGCAGTAATCGTTTAATTGCGCCTTCCCGTGAACCATTTTATAATTCCTTGCCGCAAACCGGTGGCACAGAGAAACATGTTGCCACTTTTGAGGAGCCTATTTTAAGTCCTGATACCCGAAGGCAAATAAATCTATTTAGTAAAACACTTGTGGATAAAATGGAAGCACAAGGAATTCAAGGGCCTTATGATGTGGAATTGGGCTTTAAAGATGGGAAACTGTGGTTGTTTCAGGTAAGGCCTTTTGTGGAAAATAAACGAGCCAAAAGCTCCACCTATTTGGAGTCTATTTCGCCTATAGTAGATATGCAAAAAACACTTTCACTCAATACAAAACTATAAATTATGAAATTAAGATTTGGCATTGGTATTCTAATAGTAGCTATGGGACTTTCGTTATCCTCATTTTATCCCATAGATGGTTATGACCGCACAGGAATCAAACGTTTGGTGTATTGGGAACGGGTTAAAAAAGGAGAGGTTGAAAGCCATCGTATTCCAGCAGGAGCCTTTTACCCAATGGATTCCATAAAGTTGAATTTGCTGAGCAGAAAAGATGAATTTTTAGGGATGCCGGCAGTAGATGATGCGCTCCAAAAGAAAGTGGATGCCCTTTTTAAAGGCTTGGATAAAAACTATTCTTTGACGGTTTTGGATATGACGGAGGGGCATCCGGTACGGTATGCCCAACATAGGGAAACGGTGGGGTATCAACCTGGTAGCGTTGGGAAGTTGGTAGTGTTGGCATCTTTTTTTGAGGGACTTTGCCGTGTCTATCCAAACGATTTTGACAAGCGTTTAGCCTTGATGAAAGCTAAGACAATAAAGGCGGGTGACTGGGCTTTGTATGATCATCATACGGTGCCTGTTTATAATTTGGAAACTCAAAAAATGGTGAAGCGGAAGGTAAATGAAAAGGACGTGTTTACGCTTTATGAATGGTTGGATAATATGGTTTCGGTAAGTAATAATGGTGCAGCTAGTGTGGTGTGGCGCGAAGCCTTGTTGATGCATGTGTTTGAAGATAAATACCCCGATTTAACCTTTGAAGAAGCTGAATCCTATTTTAAAGAAACACCTAAAAAGGAACTGTCTGAATTGGCTATAAAAATTGTTAATCAGCCCTTGAGGGATATTGGAATTACGGAAGACGAATGGCGTTTAGGGAAATTTTTTACTAATGGAGCAGGAAATCATATACCGGGAACAGGGGGCAGTATAGGAACTCCAATTGGTTTGATGAAATACATGGTAGCTTTGGAAAAGGGAGATTTTATAGATAAGGCTTCTAGCTTGGAGATGAAACGCTTATTGTATTTAACCGATAGACGTATCCGATATGCGGCTTCCAAAAAATTGGATAGCGCGGCGGTGTATTATAAATCCGGGAGCTTTTACAAATGCGACCGAAGTAAAAATCCTGGGTGCGGCGATTATGAGGGCAATGTGTATAATTATATGAATTCGGTGGCTATTGTGGAACAGCCAGACGGCTCTCGGTATGCGGTTTGTTTAATGTCCAATGTGCTTAATAAAAATTCAGCTTATGACCATTTGATGTTGGCATCTAAAATAGATGCACTTATTAGAGATTAAGGAAGCCCTTGCAATTGCTTTTTAATTGTGTAAGCTTGTTGTCGAACGGTTTTACTTTGGTCATTCAGGACAATATCCACTAGAGGAATGAATTTTTTCTGGTTTATTTTTTCAATCAAATACAGTACGGCATGTTTAATTTTAATGTCATGCCTTTGTAACAATACCTTGTAGCATTCTGCTTCACTGTAAACAGTTAAGTTTAATTTGTGAATCATTTCCTCTGAGATTTTATCTGCAATAATCACGGATTCGGCAATAGGAATCAATTCTCTTTTTAGGTGCATGTCCAATACGTTGTCCAAAAATTCGATGGCATTGGTACGCTGTTCTTCTTCACCATTAATGATGATATCTAAGATGGGTTCAATTTCGTGGGGTGGGTATTTAATTCCTAAAAATTTAAAGATGCGATGCAATTGACGGTCCAAGCGTTGTTCTAAAATTTGCATAAGGCCTCGTCTGGCATCATCAATTGCGCTATGGTCTTTATATTCGTTTTTTTCTTTAAAATCGAGGATGATCTGTGAATGTATAGACGAGAGTGTACTTTGATACAAATGGCATTCGTCCAGAATTTTGTCGACCACAAATTGGTCCTTTATTTTTAAGGAGGGGTGTTCCCATTTTAAGTTTTGAAGCGATTCTATAGCGGCAATTGTCACAGCATGTTCGGTGGTGTCTATAAGTTCAATAAGTCCATCAACCGCCTGCTGCGATGCAAACGACTCAATTACAGAAGGAACAAAATGGGCGTCATCAATAGAAAGATCTTCATTTAAAGTTTTTTGTACCAATACATCAATAATTTTGGGGCCGTAATTGCGAAGTACTTCTTCGGCGGTTGCTCTTGTTTCCTTTTTGGATAGTTGGGAGGCAATAGCTTCTACATAGTCGAAGGACTTTGTAAGCCCCGCGCTGATAATGGCTGCATTGGCAATTTCGGAGTCTTGGTTGCCAAATTCATTTTTAATGATGTAGTCGTATTTTTGTAGTCTGGAATGGCCGATAGCTTCTAAAATGGCTAAGATTTTAGTTTTTTTGTAAGTGGAATTTTCACTGTTGTTATATTCGTTGATGGCTTTGTTGAGCCAATTTTCAAACTCAAATTTTTGCAATAATTGCTGTTTGTGTTGAAACTCCATTGATAGACTTATGAGCACTGCGTTTTTAATGGATTCATCATCGCTGCTTACATACTTTTCAAATACAGCCTTTGGGTGTTTTCTGTTTTTATGAATGATATATCGCAAAGCATTGGTAGTCAATTCTTGGTCTGGGTCATACATTAAGGGTTCAATAATAGGGGAAAGGTTCTCCTTTTTAAGAAAGTAGAGATTCTCTATGGCCAAGGCTTTTACTTTGGGTGAACTGTGCTTGAGAAGCCCTTTGATTGCGTTGAAAAAACGCTCATCTGGTTGTTCCAAAGTTCGGTTTAACATGTGCAAAATTTGCGATTCCGTACCTTGTTCAAACACCCGTTTGATGCTATTGATAATGGAAGTGACGGGAAGCTCCGGTTTGTGCGCCTCTTCTTTACTGCTTTTGGGGTGTGAGGTGTCCAAAAGTTTTCTAAAGGCCAGAATGTAAGCCTTCCGAACTTTGAAGATGAAGAAAATCCAAGTACAGATAAAAGCTATTGTTAGCAAGCTAACATAAATACGATGTAATTGTAACCCGTTGATAATGAAAATAAGTAGGAACCCTGCAATACCTGTTGCAATACTATCGATAACTACATCAATAAAGGTTTTGGTCTTTTTTTTGATATTAATAGGAATGGGGATTACCAAAAGTTCTGTGGCCGCCTTGTTTACGGATTGTTTTAAACTTCCATCCGCAATTTTAATGAGGACGATCACCCAAAGTTCAGGCATGA
Coding sequences within it:
- the mutS gene encoding DNA mismatch repair protein MutS, with protein sequence MAKKAKKETPLMKQYNSIKAKYPDALLLFRVGDFYETFGEDAVKAAKILDIILTKRGAGSESETELAGFPHHSMNTYLPKLVKAGERVAICDQLEDPKQTKTIVKRGVTELVTPGVALNDDILHSKTNNFLAAVCFGRNVMGVSFLDVSTGEFLISQGNAEYVDKLLQNFSPSEVLVSKPKRNEFKTVFGEDFHTFYLEDWVFKDDYANETLLKHFNTKSLKGFGVEDLYEGIVASGAILHYLGETQHHKLQHITSIQRVTQKEHVWMDRFTIKNLELYHSTNQNAVTLVEVIDKTISPMGGRLLKRWLALPLVDLGKIQERHEVVEHLKDESVLQGKVQGHIKHIGDLERLISKVATGKINPREVIQLKNALEAIVPIKAMLSGSSNAALEKLGNALQMCEELRQRIKATLNEEAPVNILKGNSISSDYSAELKELRELSTSGKDYLDNMLERESERTGITSLKIASNNVFGYYIEVRNTHKDKVPAEWIRKQTLVNAERYITEELKEYEAKILGAEERILAIEQQLFAELVSWIGLFIQPVQKNASLIAQLDCLCGFAQLALERNYTRPEVNDTHVLDIKNGRHPVIEQQLPHGEAYIANDVFLDRDQQQIIMITGPNMSGKSAILRQTALIVLLAQIGSFVPAEAASIGLTDKIFTRVGASDNISMGESTFMVEMNETASILNNVSDRSLVLLDEIGRGTSTYDGISIAWAISEYLHEHPSRAKTLFATHYHELNEMAETFERIKNFNVSVKELKDNVLFLRKLVEGGSAHSFGIHVAKMAGMPQQVIHRANKILKQLEKSHSSEELTDKVKNLNDEMQLSFFNLDDPLLEQIREEIVTTDIDTLTPVEALMKLNDIKRMLLKKKQA
- a CDS encoding PEP/pyruvate-binding domain-containing protein; translation: MKPIKALLIFLLCVPFLVFSQHSNSTTIDNAKIKSMIAAYKVDARGPYRDIRWFCEDGSINMPKEPCEGDGVQHARYKEEVVALGEQNHVYLGQILASTDVDAFWDKANYHSRIKQYMLEKYLKSVDDGWINRKAQFYRGAIQAEDEEAWGKGFFIELLANDSYIDKHFYFLRQAIKDLPHAGDDNVAQLMRSQSKAVADAYEPFMNLRIKIHGQPEVSDISKVEEFKKSQGSKLTPGLQKDLDELVKTMERFFEPVQVASLSDYLKDVTNKDIASYFSGFIEGYTNAPITETIEASADAMWYIREHMLEESSPQGRLALFDLSLKLELLITKQIAEYPEEDLKSLTDKICYLSMASAASGYTELWEWDQLQVSLSEKGSNEAALEGLQDLLVAVRQQLEWGTGKNSAVFGSVVSLYEGFEPLAHGFLDDRIRGSVALYLGNSIGKLGNFITEASSLSNHVLNLNNQSHIHGLNPGYAFGELVVVEGSAENMEVNPNNIYVFGRPPSDLKPVAGILNVSEGNLVSHVQLLARNLGIPNAAVSSANVASFKKHAGEKVFYAVSNSGTVIMKLESDMTDEERKLFSKAEQSHEMITVPVEKIKLDRNTTMSLSEVNAASSGIYCGPKAANLGELKQNFPDHVVNGFVIPFGVFLEHMKQTIPGKEQTYWEYLNSIFANARQMSEQGKSAKTVEAYQLKELAQLRNLIIEMPLTDAFVGNLETSFTSILGGDLGSVPVFLRSDTNMEDLKSFTGAGLNLTLFNVLEKEKIIQGIKTVWASPYTERSFKWRQKYLTNPENVYPSIVVIPGVDNDFSGVMITKGVTSGKTDEITVAFSRGVGGAVDGQVAETWAIASNGSNRLIAPSREPFYNSLPQTGGTEKHVATFEEPILSPDTRRQINLFSKTLVDKMEAQGIQGPYDVELGFKDGKLWLFQVRPFVENKRAKSSTYLESISPIVDMQKTLSLNTKL
- a CDS encoding serine hydrolase → MKLRFGIGILIVAMGLSLSSFYPIDGYDRTGIKRLVYWERVKKGEVESHRIPAGAFYPMDSIKLNLLSRKDEFLGMPAVDDALQKKVDALFKGLDKNYSLTVLDMTEGHPVRYAQHRETVGYQPGSVGKLVVLASFFEGLCRVYPNDFDKRLALMKAKTIKAGDWALYDHHTVPVYNLETQKMVKRKVNEKDVFTLYEWLDNMVSVSNNGAASVVWREALLMHVFEDKYPDLTFEEAESYFKETPKKELSELAIKIVNQPLRDIGITEDEWRLGKFFTNGAGNHIPGTGGSIGTPIGLMKYMVALEKGDFIDKASSLEMKRLLYLTDRRIRYAASKKLDSAAVYYKSGSFYKCDRSKNPGCGDYEGNVYNYMNSVAIVEQPDGSRYAVCLMSNVLNKNSAYDHLMLASKIDALIRD
- a CDS encoding NTP/NDP exchange transporter — translated: MPNTKGLKAYLLRVFDINEDELQKTLLLQLNIFLIVTTLLIVKPTINSIFLSELTAKALPIGYILTAIFAMAGSYFYDKALEKWSLIKIINRTFLGSVLILILFGIALNLHLGLRYLLYIPYVFIAIYGLLTTSQFWLFANMLYNAREAKRVFGFIGAGAIAGGIAGGYITSLLSMFMPSEDLLFVAAALLFCCIPITGYLWRSEIIKHHSRFVTHKSTQNGQSPLKLIKQSHLLSLLAVVIGISVIVAKLVDYQYNHYASELIENPEELTAFFGFWLSTLSVISLVIQLFFTKHIVGTFGVGKSLLWLPAGILFGSILLVFMPELWVIVLIKIADGSLKQSVNKAATELLVIPIPINIKKKTKTFIDVVIDSIATGIAGFLLIFIINGLQLHRIYVSLLTIAFICTWIFFIFKVRKAYILAFRKLLDTSHPKSSKEEAHKPELPVTSIINSIKRVFEQGTESQILHMLNRTLEQPDERFFNAIKGLLKHSSPKVKALAIENLYFLKKENLSPIIEPLMYDPDQELTTNALRYIIHKNRKHPKAVFEKYVSSDDESIKNAVLISLSMEFQHKQQLLQKFEFENWLNKAINEYNNSENSTYKKTKILAILEAIGHSRLQKYDYIIKNEFGNQDSEIANAAIISAGLTKSFDYVEAIASQLSKKETRATAEEVLRNYGPKIIDVLVQKTLNEDLSIDDAHFVPSVIESFASQQAVDGLIELIDTTEHAVTIAAIESLQNLKWEHPSLKIKDQFVVDKILDECHLYQSTLSSIHSQIILDFKEKNEYKDHSAIDDARRGLMQILEQRLDRQLHRIFKFLGIKYPPHEIEPILDIIINGEEEQRTNAIEFLDNVLDMHLKRELIPIAESVIIADKISEEMIHKLNLTVYSEAECYKVLLQRHDIKIKHAVLYLIEKINQKKFIPLVDIVLNDQSKTVRQQAYTIKKQLQGLP